The Micrococcales bacterium sequence GGTGCGATTTGATTACGGCGGCGCCTTCGCCGCCGCCCGATTCGACCACATCAGGGTAGATAGTGCCTTGGACCAAGAACCGCACTGGGCGGCTGGCCCCTTCGCCAGCTCCTTTGCTGGCGGCCACTTGGCGGGCAGCGGCTTCAAAGACACGAATGAATTCCCGGCCTATGACCTTTCGTTTGGTCTCCGGATCAACTACGCCGGCCAAAGCGTCCAAGAAGCGTTGCCGCGCATCGACCACCATCAACCGGGCACCGGTAACAGCCACAAAGTCTTTTTCGACCTGCTCTAGCTCACCTTGACGCAGCAAACCGTGATCAACAAAGACGCAAGTCAGTTGGTCTCCCACGGCCCTTTGCACCAAAGCTGCCGAAACCGCCGAGTCCACGCCACCAGATAGTCCACAAATCACCCGATCTGGACCCACCAGTGCCCTGATCGCCGCTACTTGGCCGGCCACAATTGAACCCGGGGTCCAATCCGGCTCTAATCCAGCCTGGTTGTACAAGAAGTTCTCGATCAGCTTTTGCCCCAGCGGCGTATGAGCAACCTCGGGATGCCACTGGACGCCGTAGAGCCGGCGCGAAGTGTCCTCAAAGGCCGCCACCGGTGCGCCGTCAGTGCTGGCCAGGACCTCAAAACCGGGCGGCGGCTGGGTCACCGCAACACCATGGGACATCCAGACGGTTTGCTCGGCCGGACTAGCGGCCAACAAACCCGCCTCGCGGGCCACCACCCCGGCAACCGTCGCCCCGTACTCCCCTGAAGCGCCGGCATCGGCCACACCACCAAGCGCCAA is a genomic window containing:
- the guaA gene encoding glutamine-hydrolyzing GMP synthase: MTTQPTSPGPILVVDYGAQYAQLIARRVREARVYCEIVPHTMPTAEVLALAPSGIVLSGGPASIYEAGAPKLDPALLEAGVPVLGICYGFQAMALALGGVADAGASGEYGATVAGVVAREAGLLAASPAEQTVWMSHGVAVTQPPPGFEVLASTDGAPVAAFEDTSRRLYGVQWHPEVAHTPLGQKLIENFLYNQAGLEPDWTPGSIVAGQVAAIRALVGPDRVICGLSGGVDSAVSAALVQRAVGDQLTCVFVDHGLLRQGELEQVEKDFVAVTGARLMVVDARQRFLDALAGVVDPETKRKVIGREFIRVFEAAARQVAASKGAGEGASRPVRFLVQGTIYPDVVESGGGEGAAVIKSHHNVGGLPDDLQFELIEPLRQLFKDEVRQVGLELGLPDSMVWRQPFPGPGLGIRLIGEITAERLDLLRQADAIVREELTAAGLDRQIWQCPVVLLATVRSVGVQGDDRTYGHPVVLRPIASQDAMTAEVVHLPPELLTRIAGRITGEIPQINRVVLDITSKPPATIEWE